In a genomic window of Bradyrhizobium ontarionense:
- a CDS encoding LysR substrate-binding domain-containing protein: MPLNLRQIEVFRAIMISGSISGAARLLSVSQPAVSRLLAYTEDGLKLKLFERISGRVQPTPEAKRLFAEVEHIHRGVARINDLAEELRAGGTGTIRVVASPSAGHGMVPDALARLRSRFPDLRVEFESLTLLEIVSRVGSARADLGITVLPVDEPTVAVETIAEGALHVIMPADHPLAKLRSVRPKDMTPYPLVGFGPQTPYGHIVTQALAGGPEPTTVVRYTPDACAMVRAGAGLAVVDEFVLRGRAWPDLVARPLAPRTPMRAYLLTPRFEPLSRNAAALADILRGRDRKGAPTKR; this comes from the coding sequence ATGCCGCTCAATCTCCGCCAGATCGAGGTGTTCCGCGCCATCATGATATCAGGCTCGATCAGCGGCGCCGCGCGGCTTCTCTCGGTCTCGCAGCCGGCGGTCAGCCGGCTCCTCGCCTACACCGAGGACGGACTAAAGCTGAAGCTGTTCGAGCGCATCAGCGGCCGGGTGCAGCCGACGCCGGAGGCCAAGCGCCTGTTCGCCGAGGTCGAGCACATTCACCGTGGCGTCGCGCGCATCAACGATCTCGCCGAGGAGTTGCGCGCCGGCGGCACCGGCACGATCCGGGTCGTGGCGAGCCCGAGCGCGGGACACGGCATGGTGCCGGATGCACTGGCGCGGCTGCGCAGCCGCTTCCCGGATTTGCGCGTCGAGTTCGAGTCGCTGACGCTGCTGGAAATCGTCAGCCGCGTCGGCAGCGCACGCGCCGATCTCGGCATCACCGTGCTGCCGGTCGACGAGCCCACGGTCGCGGTGGAGACGATCGCGGAAGGTGCACTGCATGTGATCATGCCGGCCGATCATCCGCTCGCCAAGCTGCGCAGCGTGCGTCCGAAGGACATGACACCCTATCCGCTGGTCGGCTTCGGCCCGCAGACGCCGTACGGTCACATCGTCACGCAGGCCCTGGCCGGCGGTCCGGAGCCAACGACGGTCGTGCGCTACACGCCCGATGCCTGCGCCATGGTGCGCGCCGGCGCAGGCCTCGCCGTCGTCGACGAATTCGTGCTGCGCGGCCGCGCCTGGCCCGACCTCGTGGCACGGCCCTTGGCGCCGAGGACGCCGATGCGGGCCTATCTGCTGACCCCGCGCTTCGAGCCGCTGTCGCGCAATGCGGCTGCGCTGGCGGATATCTTGCGCGGACGCGATCGGAAGGGTGCACCGACGAAGCGGTGA